The Streptomyces venezuelae genomic interval TGCAGAGCTACCGGCAGGGCCAGAAGGTGTGGGGCGACGCGGGCATGGACGCGATGTGGAGCGCGGCCACCGTCAAGGTGATCGGCAGCGGCATCGACGACCCGGACTTCGCCGACAAGCTGTCCCGGATGATCGGCGACCACGACGTCGAGACCACCTCCACCTCGATCTCCGACTCCGGCAAGTCGACCTCGGTCTCGATGCGGCAGGAGCGAATCCTGCCTGCGGACGCAATCCGCGCTCTGCCAAAGGGCTCCGCCCTGTGCCTGGCCACCGGCATGCGCGTCGCGATGCTCGACCTCCGCCCCTGGTACCTCGAACCCGGCGCCGACCAGCTCGCTGCTGCCTCCGCCCGCGCGTCCAAGGCGATCACGACCCGCGCCGTCGCCAAGAGCGCCCCGAACCAGGAGGACTACGGCCGGGCCGCGTAGCACCCGAACGGCACTGTTCGACGGCGGCTCTCGGTGACACCGGTCGCGCCGTGGGCAGCCGGCACACGGCATGCCACCCACTTGCCATCCCGTTTGCAGATCAAGGAGTTCTCTTCTTTGGCTCACTCCTATCCGCTCGGCCCGAGCGACGAAGAGCTCTGGGCCCTCACCCGGTACCTGCTGGCCTCCGGCGGTCAGCTCGACGACCTCAAGCGGCGCGGCACGGCTCCCGAGCGGCTGCAGGACGCGGTTCGTACAGGCGGCGCGCTTCACCAGACCTCGCTCCATGCCGCCGGGCTGCTGGCCAAAGCCGCCCTGAGCGATGCGACGACCACCGTCGACGGCCTCGTCGCCGTCTCGCTCCTCCGTCGCCTGGCCGAGGCCACAGCCTCCGCCGCGTTGCGCGCGGCCGACAGCATCGCCGCCCTCGCCCACGGCGACACCACTACAGCCGATCACCTTCTGGAGCAGGCACGAGTCCACCTGCACAGGACCCCGGTGACCTGCCAGGAAGTCGGCTCCGCCCTGCTCCGACACGACGGATACCTCTACGCCCAGGCGCGCGCCGCACGGGAGAACCTCGGTCCGAGCGCCGGCACGGTCAAGGTCAGCGAGGCCCAGCGGAAGGGTCTCGCCTCACTGGCGCGGGGGGACGGCGTGTTCCGTGAGGCCCGCCACAGCGTCCGTGAGCTGGAGAGTCCTCTGAACGCCTCCGTACGGACCGCCACCATCGACGCACTCGCCGCCAAGGAGTTGCTCACCCTCACCCCCCTCACGGGCAAGCAGTGCCGGTCCGCCATCCGGCTCACCTCCGCGGGCATCCAGGCGCTCCTCGCCGCCTCTCCCCCGAAGCCCGGCGGCCGCCCCGCCATCGCGACGTCGGTGCCGAACAGGCCGAGGCCGGCTGCCCGGACGAGCGCTCGGCGGTGACGCCACGCCGAAGCTGTCGCCCAAATGCACCGTTCGGCTCCCGCCCTCGGCGCCCGGCGTAGCGCCCCGCCCTTCCCGTATCTCAGCCACATCGGCCCCACCGGCCCGGGTCGCTGCCAGCCCCCACACTCCAACGAAAGGACGTCCCTATTACCGCCACGCCCCAGTTCCGCGCCATTTCCCTCGGCGCCGGAATCCAGTCCAGCACCATGCTCGCCCTGTCCGCGGAGGGAATCCTCCCGAAGGTCGACTACGCGATCTTCGCCGATACCGGATGGGAGCCAAAGGCGGTATACGAGCATCTCGACCGCCTCGAACGCGAGATTGCAGAGCCTGCGGGAATCCCTATCATTCGGGTCTCCTCTGGCAACATCCGCGACGACGCCCTCAACCCGGATCACCGCTTCGCCTCGATGCCCCTCTACATCCTCAACCGGGACGGGCGACCCGGGATGACCAGGCGCCAGTGCACCGGGGAGTACAAGGTGAAGCCGATCAAGAAGAAGGTTCGAGACCTCCTCGGCTACCCCTACCCAGCCCGGGTCCCGAAGGGCGTGTTCGTAGAGCAGTGGATCGGCATATCCACCGACGAATTCCACCGCGCCAAGGACGCAGACGTGAAGTACATGCGCAATGTGCATCCGCTCATGGACATGAACTGGTCACGTTCCGACTGCGTCCGCTACCTCACATCGCTCGGCCTTGCCGAGACCCCGAAATCGAGCTGCCTCGGCTGCCCCTTCCACGGCAATGCCCAGTGGCGGAACATCCGTGACAGCTCCCCCGAGGAGTGGGCGGATGTCGTGGAGTTCGACGCGGCTATCCGAAAGGGCAACGCGCGCGCGAACGCCAGCGGCAACAAGCTGCTCGGTGAGGCGTTCCTGCATCGCTCCCGGGTCCCGCTCGACCAGGCGCCGATCGACCATGTCACCGCGGGCGAGTGGGCGGCACGGCAGCGGGACCGCGACTCCGCCGCAGAGCTGGATCGGGGGGTCGACGACGGCTGCTCCCCGTGGGCCTGCCGTGGTGAAGTCGAGCCGATCCAGGACGACTTCGGGCTCACGACGTGAAGCGCCTTGTCCTGGACCTGTTCGCAGGCCCAGGCGGCTGGAGCCACCCCCTGCGCGTCCTCGGTGTCCGGGACATCGGCCTGGAATGGGACGAGTGGGCCTGCCGCACCCGCGCGTCAGCCGGCTTGCTGACGATCCGTACCGACGTCGCCGCCTACCCGGTGTGGCCGTTCACCGGCCGGACACACGGGTTCATCGCGTCACCGCCGTGCCAGGCGTGGTCGATGGCCGGCAAGCGGCTCGGCCTGCTCGACCAGCCTCTCGTCCACCAGGCCGTCGCCGACCTCGCCGCCGGAAGGGACACCCGCGAGAAGCTCCTGGCCGCATGCCGCGACGAGCGCTCCCTGCTCGCGGCGGAGCCGATGCGCTACCTCCACGCTCTGAACTCCGTCGGGGAGCCGGAGTGGATCGCGATGGAGGAGGTTCCCGACGTCCTACCGCTGTGGAAGCAGTACGCGGCGGTTCTGCGCTCCTGGGGGCTCTCCGTCTGGTGCGGGATCCTCAATGCGGCCGACTTCGGCGTCCCGCAGACCCGGAAGCGGGCGATCCTGCTCGCCTCCCGCGTCCGCACCGCCGAGCCACCCACGCCGACACATGCCCGGCGAGCCGAGCCGGAGTCGCTGTTCGGGACGGGCCGCGAGCGGTGGGTCTCCATGGCCGAGGCCCTCGGCTGGGGCGCCACCGACCGGCCCGTCCCCACCGTCTGCGCCGGCGGAGGACCGGGCGGCGGCCCCGAGCCGTTTCCCTCCGGCGCCCGCAAGGCCCTCTCCGATGCCCGCGATCGAGGCACTTGGAAGCACCAAGCGGACGGAATCGCGCTGCGGTCCCAGCGGGAGGTATCCGGCTGTGCCGCCCCACACAGCAGGCGCGTGGACGGGTCTGCTGATGCCCCGGCGCCGACGTGCACCGCCGAGGCACACCGCTGGTCGTGGTCGCTGCGGAGCAACAACCAGGCCAACGCGACGGTCCGTTCCATCGACGAGCCTGCTGGAACTCTCTTCTTCGGGCACCGAGCGAACGAATGCACGTGGATCGCAGCCCCCTCGCCCGGCACTCCGGCCGGAGACGCGTCGGCCGCTCCGGAGCCGATCCGGATCACC includes:
- a CDS encoding DNA cytosine methyltransferase, coding for MKRLVLDLFAGPGGWSHPLRVLGVRDIGLEWDEWACRTRASAGLLTIRTDVAAYPVWPFTGRTHGFIASPPCQAWSMAGKRLGLLDQPLVHQAVADLAAGRDTREKLLAACRDERSLLAAEPMRYLHALNSVGEPEWIAMEEVPDVLPLWKQYAAVLRSWGLSVWCGILNAADFGVPQTRKRAILLASRVRTAEPPTPTHARRAEPESLFGTGRERWVSMAEALGWGATDRPVPTVCAGGGPGGGPEPFPSGARKALSDARDRGTWKHQADGIALRSQREVSGCAAPHSRRVDGSADAPAPTCTAEAHRWSWSLRSNNQANATVRSIDEPAGTLFFGHRANECTWIAAPSPGTPAGDASAAPEPIRITAAEAGLLQTFPADYPWQGTKGRQFSQIGNAVPPRLAGHLLAPHLGVPFNPDDFTLAA